The genomic DNA TAATAAAAAAGTAGATGATTATTACGACCTTATGAAGATAACTGAAGGTGAAGAGTTTCTGGAAAATGAGAGGTTATATAACCGTTACTATATAAGACGGCAAAATGATCTTTGGTGGTTGGGAACAGTGATCTTTTTCTCTATGGTTGATGCTTTTGTAGATGCCAATCTATATAATTATGAGCAAGAAAGAGAGAAAGTACACATTATATTCGAGAATAGTAAGATCGGGATCGGAATAAATTTCTAAGTTTTTTATCTCAGGCGATTTCGCCAGTCATGGACTTTAGCGTTAGCTTTTTGTTCTTGAAACCATTCATTAAATAGTTCATCACCTCTGTTTTTGATTATTCTTTCTCTAATTAGAGAACGGACTGCCGTCGTCAAGTAATCTGTGTCAGCAGCATCAAGCCGGTGTACTATTCCAAGATAAACGCCATTTTCTCCTACAACAGGTTGAGCAACAGTTCTATTTCTACCTGATGGGAACATAGCTCGTGTCAGGTGGATAGGATCAATTTCGGGGAAATAGGTATTGATTGAGAAGTTATCAAAATGAAGCACTGGAAAACCCTCTTTCTCTGCTTCTTCTATTATTCTATTATAGCCGAATCTTCGTTGATACGATGCAGCTGTCTGTTTTGCTAGTTCAAACTGTCTCTTTTTTTGTAGTAGTACTTGTATATCATCATATACTACCTGTAATGGAAGAAAATCACGACTCTGGTTATCGACTACCTCTACAAGGACGAAAGCTTGTAGTTGGTTATGGGAAATCGGTTCAAAAATAGCACCCGGACGGGCATTAATAGCTCTTTCAATTAAGCCATCACTCTTACCAAGATAAGGGATAAATGGATCTTCAGGTTTGACAATATCCGTTGTATAGATATCTAGATCATACTCATAGGCAGTATTTTCTAATCCGAGTTCTGTAGCTAGTTCTCGTATATTAACAATTCTATTGTATAAAAGCTCCCGGGTTCGTTGTGAAGGACGATGTTTGATGAATATTTCCCGTAGTTTCACCATATTCCGTGTTCTAGCCATTAGTTGATAGATCACCCAGCCATCAGTAACTGCAAATGGTCTGGTAAATTCTTCCAACCGCAATCTTTCCAAATCATTGCGTATTCTTACAGGAAAGTGTTCTAATTCCATAAACGGCATCTCACCTCTATTTACTGAAGTCTGAGAATCGGATAAATTACCGGCTAATATCGGGAAAGGAACATCATCCATTAATTCGGTATAGATAGAATCAATCTTGGTTTTTGTAGCAAGAGAATCTAAAGCACTCGGTTTCAAGGGGAAGATAACATACTTGATTTGCGCATAGGGTTCTGTTAAATAATCAAAGCGATTTTCATTATAGTAATCTCTAATTTCACGGTCGTAAATAACAACATTCTCAAAATGTGAGGGGTATAGACAAATGATCGATGCGTCAGCAGAAGAGTTTAAGGCAAGATATTCGTCACGAATTTCCTGTTCAGGAATATGATAATTAGCAATGACTTTCTCTTTCAGTTTAACACGGGGAACGTAGGTCTCTGCATAGTCCCTAACCAAAATAGATAAATCAACGGGATTATTCGTTAAGAGTGATTCACGATATTTTTCATGGTTAAAAATCCCATCTTCGGTAAACAAGCCAGAATTAATAATCACTGCAGGAATGTTGGTAGTTAAAGTATCAATCACCTCACTATATGATACAGTGATATTAAACTTGCGAAGCTTTTCTTCAAAGATATTTCTTTCGACAATATTGTTAAAGGCTTGATTGCTTAATTGTTCTCTAGTAACAGTGTCAGGAGTAAATCCTGTGGTAACTACATAGTTTTCGAACTGATAACGTTGTGCTATCATGTATTCTTCATAGGTGATAGGCCGGTTGTTTACCATACCTATATAATTACTCGGTCTTCTTGAGCAACCGCTATTGACAATTGCTAAAATAATAGTAGTTATCGTTACTATCAATAAGATTTGGTTTCTTTTCATCTGATTTTCCTTCTATGTAACTCAACCCTCCCATAATATGTTTCTTGTCAACTTATTCTGCTCAAGAATAGCACATAATCAATCTTATATCTTTAGGGAGCATACGAGTCGGCTCTAACCGACTCGTATGCTCCCTAAGGATTACTCATTTTTCGAATAGGAGTTACTCTTTAATGCATTTGTCAAACAAAAAATCAAAAACTACGATTTCAAATGTTTTCTCTGCTTGACAAAAAAACCAAACTATTCATTAATAAAGAGAATCTATCAAGGGAGGCAGATTATGAAAGCTCAACAGCTATTATTCTATTCATTATTAATGTTTTTCTTATTATCCTGCAGTCTTTTTGCTAATGAGAAGACAGTAGAATGGTATGAAGAACAAGGACTAATACCTGAAACATTTAGAGAAGTAACCCAAATTCAAGGTACAAGATCTTTAAGGGAAATTCCGGAAGGGGGGTTAATATTAATACCGGACAGTACTCCTAAACGGGTAATGGCATTTGACCCGCAAACCGGTGATTTAATTGATGCTAATTTTATACCGCCTTATCCCGATTATTTATCAACACCAATCCACATTGTTATGAATGCAGAAGAAACCGGATTTTTAATGACAGACCAGTTAAGGGATTTGGTGCTGAAGTTTAGTTTAGATGGTCTTTATGAAGGGATTTTTGCTCCAATTGGTGGGGTTGATAATACGATATTGGACAATATCCGGGGTATGTTTGTTCGTGATGATGGACATTATCTGGTAACTGTAGCAGCGGGTGGTAATGCTCATGCTATCGCGGAATTTGATTCAAACGGTCAGTATTTGGGAAATTTCATTAACAATGGAGCAGGTGGCTTAAATGGTCCTTGGGACATTATCTACAGACCGGATTTTAATGATTATCTAATTAGTACCAGTGGTAGTAATGCAATTCACCGGTATGATGAAAACGGTGTATCTTTAGGGATGTTTGTGCCTTCGATCAACTTTCCCGAACAGATGCAGTTATTACCGAATGGTAACGTTTTAGTAGCAACCTTCAGTGCACCGAGTGGTGTCTATGAGTTTAATAGTCAAGGTGTACAGGTAGGATTTTATGGACCTGTGACTGCTCTACGTGGTGTTTATGAATTACCTAACGGCAATATACTGGTTACTAATGGCACTGGTGTATATGAGATAAATAGACAGGGAGCTTTAGTTGATACAAAAATTGCCGGAGTCAGTGCTCGCTTTATAACATTTGTAGGTCATGGTGTTGGTCATAGCATTCCTTTTGAGGAGGATTTTGAAACAGGTTCACTTCCAGAAGACTGGCTACAGGAGTATATAGAAGGTACCAATGATTGGACTTTTCAAAACGGAGGTCATTTAGGGTATCCTTCTGATGCATATGAAGGCGATTACAACGCTCTCTTTTATTCGGCTACAGTCGGTCATAGTACAACCCTGATCACTCCGCCGCTATTGATCGGCAACGCTATAAATCCGGTACTTCGGTTCCAGCATGCTCAGGCAGTTTGGGGTACTTCTCAGGACGAGCTTAGTGTTTATTATCGAATTGGTGACGTTGGTGATTGGGTTCTCTTAGAGAGCTATAATATGAATGTACCTCAATGGACGGAGAGGATGATAAGTTTACCGGAAGCAGATGATCTCTTTTATATTGGCTTTGAAGCTATTTCTGGTGGTGGATATGGTGTCTGTATTGATATGGTAGAAGTATTTGACCATGTTTACCCGATCATGGAGGTCACACCTTTGGCTATCAATGTGATTCTCGTTGAGGGAGAAAGCACAACAGAATCACTTACGATCAGCAATGTCGGAACAGCAGATTTAGAGTATGAGATAACATTTCAAGAACCGGCTGCATGGTTGACTGTTACTGCACCGACAGGAACAGTTTTACCTAATGAATCTGTTAATGTAGATCTGGAGATTGATACTATTGATCTTACAGGTGGTGAAAACTATAGCGCAACTTTGATAGTTACCGATAATTACTTTGGTATGGAGATCAATGTCACGATAAGCTTATATGTAGAAGAATTGATTCTCAATCCACCTCTCAATCTCTCTGCTGAGATAGGGATGTTTTTTATTGAACTTTCTTGGGACGAACCGATATCTAATAATCGCAATTTACTCGGGTATAATCTATATAGGCAGGATAGTCCTGAGGGTAATTTCGAACAGATAAATACCGTAATTATTGCTCAAGAGTATTATCTTGATGATGAACTACAACCCAGTATATACTCCTACTATGTAACGGCTGTTTATACCCAGGGAGAATCAGATCCTTCTGATGTTCTGGAAGTTTTATTACCAGAGCAGGTTGCACTCCCGACAATTGAGCCAGAACCGGGAGTTTACAACGAAACGATATACCTTGAACTTTTCTGCGATACTGAAGAAGCTAATATCCACTACACATTCTTAGATGAGGTTCCCGATGAAGATTCTTCACTCTATGAAGTGCCGATTTATCTGGATCAATCAGCAACAATAACAGCTCGAGCTTTTAAAGATGGTCTGTTTCCAAGTCCTCTTCTCATTGCTGAATATACTATAGTGGTTTCTGCTGATGATGTGACAAACTTAGCACCAGTAACGAATCTTTACGCTGCGTATCCCAATCCATTCAATCCCAATACAACAATAACTTTCTCACTCGCTGAACCATCACAAGTGAAGATTGAGATCTTTAATATTCATGGTCAAAAGGTGAAAGCACTGATTAATGAAACGAGGAATTCAGGTCTTCATACACTCCATTGGGATGGTAGTAACGAGGAAGGAAAATCGGTGAGAAGCGGTATATATTTCTATAGAATGACCGTGAACGATTTCGTATCAACCAGAAAGATGATGCTTATTCAATAGAGAGATAGGTCTCAGTAGTAACAAGAGCTGTTAAGATAATTAAGGGACATAGGACTAAATCTCTATGTCCCTTTTATTCTATTGTGCATTTTATAGTTGATTCTATCTTCTTTTTCTACGGGTTAAGGCAAAACCGCCAAAACCACCGAGTATTGCGATATAGAAGCCAAAGTCATACCACCAACCTACGTTGTTGGTCTCGTATATACGCACACTGGGGTTAAAGATGTGCCAGATCAAAGATACCGGAGCTATCCAGCCATGCCAGATTCCCCAAAGAAAACCTGCTCTTTTAGTTTCATGATGACCCGAAACTCCGGGAGCACAAGCAGACAAGATCAATGCAATAATCAATAACAAGCACAACATAACAACAAACTTTTTCATAATCTACCTCCTCTTAGATATTAAAGATTTGTTATTTGAAAAATAAATTGGTCAATGAGAATTATTTGGGGATCCACATCGCTGAAATATTATCCTGGAAACCGCACTTAGCGTAAAAGTCTCGATTACCTTCAGTAAAAGTTAAAAAGAAGTAAGTTCCTTGAAATCTTTCGATCAATCGTTTCATCATCTCCTTTGCAATACCTCGCTTCTGATATTCGGGCATAACTACGACATCAAATATGCTTGTATAATAATGATTATCCGAAATAGCTCGAGCAAAAGCGATCAGCTTGTCGTTATCATACGCTGTAATGTACCATGAATTTTGAAATGCATTAACGATATTATCCAAAGATTTATTCCAGCCAACACTTTCAAAAACCTGCATAATTTCTTTAGCAGTAACTTTATTGTTCTCTAAGTATTCAATAGCCATCGAATCTCCCTTCTTTTTTGTCTCATTAAGGTGAATATATTTTACAAGAGAAACAGCTATACCAGAAGTTTCGGTCAAGAAATATTCAGGAGAAAATATCCTAGATACAAATCATTAGAGCATCTTTAGTTAGGATTTATAATGCTATATTAGTTGTAGCAAAGGTTTCATAGTTGTTTTAGATAAGAGTTTTCAGATCAAAATTTGAAATGATCTCTGATATTTTTTGGAAAAATTGTTGCTAGTAGAAGAGAAGTAATTATCTTTTAAGCATAAGAAAAAAAAAGCTGGAGGAAAAATGGCAGTATTAGAGTTAAACAAAGATAATTTTGAACAAGAAATTGGTTCTGGAGTAGCGTTAGTAGATTTCTGGGCACCTTGGTGTGGCCCGTGCCGTATTATCGGTCCTGTTGTAGAAGAAATTGCAGAAGAGATGCAAGATATAAAAGTAGGCAAAATCAATATCGACAATAATCAAGATTTGGCAGTACAGTTCAATGTAATGAGTATTCCGACTATTATTATTTTCAAAGACGGCAAACCAATGAGTTCTTCAGTTGGAGTCGTTTCCAAAAAAGCACTGATAGAAAAGATCCAAGCAGTTCTATAAAAAGGATATCTCAAGCATACAAAAATTTCAAAGGGATAGGATTTTCTATCCCTTTTTTGCTGTGTAGATTTATAATTCTGTTTTAAGTAAGCGATATTTTAAGAGACCGGCGTCTTGATTGCTTTGCAGGAATTCCTTTAATCCGCTATTGGCAATGGTATTTGCGTAGATTGTAACTTCTTCCTGATAATCTGCTGAAATTATTTCGGCACTCAATTCATTTATAGCGTGCTTTATCTTATCAGC from Candidatus Cloacimonadota bacterium includes the following:
- the trxA gene encoding thioredoxin, with protein sequence MAVLELNKDNFEQEIGSGVALVDFWAPWCGPCRIIGPVVEEIAEEMQDIKVGKINIDNNQDLAVQFNVMSIPTIIIFKDGKPMSSSVGVVSKKALIEKIQAVL
- a CDS encoding GNAT family N-acetyltransferase, which gives rise to MAIEYLENNKVTAKEIMQVFESVGWNKSLDNIVNAFQNSWYITAYDNDKLIAFARAISDNHYYTSIFDVVVMPEYQKRGIAKEMMKRLIERFQGTYFFLTFTEGNRDFYAKCGFQDNISAMWIPK
- a CDS encoding SurA N-terminal domain-containing protein; amino-acid sequence: MKRNQILLIVTITTIILAIVNSGCSRRPSNYIGMVNNRPITYEEYMIAQRYQFENYVVTTGFTPDTVTREQLSNQAFNNIVERNIFEEKLRKFNITVSYSEVIDTLTTNIPAVIINSGLFTEDGIFNHEKYRESLLTNNPVDLSILVRDYAETYVPRVKLKEKVIANYHIPEQEIRDEYLALNSSADASIICLYPSHFENVVIYDREIRDYYNENRFDYLTEPYAQIKYVIFPLKPSALDSLATKTKIDSIYTELMDDVPFPILAGNLSDSQTSVNRGEMPFMELEHFPVRIRNDLERLRLEEFTRPFAVTDGWVIYQLMARTRNMVKLREIFIKHRPSQRTRELLYNRIVNIRELATELGLENTAYEYDLDIYTTDIVKPEDPFIPYLGKSDGLIERAINARPGAIFEPISHNQLQAFVLVEVVDNQSRDFLPLQVVYDDIQVLLQKKRQFELAKQTAASYQRRFGYNRIIEEAEKEGFPVLHFDNFSINTYFPEIDPIHLTRAMFPSGRNRTVAQPVVGENGVYLGIVHRLDAADTDYLTTAVRSLIRERIIKNRGDELFNEWFQEQKANAKVHDWRNRLR
- a CDS encoding T9SS type A sorting domain-containing protein, which encodes MKAQQLLFYSLLMFFLLSCSLFANEKTVEWYEEQGLIPETFREVTQIQGTRSLREIPEGGLILIPDSTPKRVMAFDPQTGDLIDANFIPPYPDYLSTPIHIVMNAEETGFLMTDQLRDLVLKFSLDGLYEGIFAPIGGVDNTILDNIRGMFVRDDGHYLVTVAAGGNAHAIAEFDSNGQYLGNFINNGAGGLNGPWDIIYRPDFNDYLISTSGSNAIHRYDENGVSLGMFVPSINFPEQMQLLPNGNVLVATFSAPSGVYEFNSQGVQVGFYGPVTALRGVYELPNGNILVTNGTGVYEINRQGALVDTKIAGVSARFITFVGHGVGHSIPFEEDFETGSLPEDWLQEYIEGTNDWTFQNGGHLGYPSDAYEGDYNALFYSATVGHSTTLITPPLLIGNAINPVLRFQHAQAVWGTSQDELSVYYRIGDVGDWVLLESYNMNVPQWTERMISLPEADDLFYIGFEAISGGGYGVCIDMVEVFDHVYPIMEVTPLAINVILVEGESTTESLTISNVGTADLEYEITFQEPAAWLTVTAPTGTVLPNESVNVDLEIDTIDLTGGENYSATLIVTDNYFGMEINVTISLYVEELILNPPLNLSAEIGMFFIELSWDEPISNNRNLLGYNLYRQDSPEGNFEQINTVIIAQEYYLDDELQPSIYSYYVTAVYTQGESDPSDVLEVLLPEQVALPTIEPEPGVYNETIYLELFCDTEEANIHYTFLDEVPDEDSSLYEVPIYLDQSATITARAFKDGLFPSPLLIAEYTIVVSADDVTNLAPVTNLYAAYPNPFNPNTTITFSLAEPSQVKIEIFNIHGQKVKALINETRNSGLHTLHWDGSNEEGKSVRSGIYFYRMTVNDFVSTRKMMLIQ